The Acetivibrio saccincola genome window below encodes:
- a CDS encoding dTDP-glucose 4,6-dehydratase — MRVLLVTGGAGFIGSNFIKFFIRRNKNFLIINMDNLGPSSNLNNLKELERSPRYHFVNGSICNQELVNYVIKRHRPDVIINFAAETNVNKSLANPIAFSQTNVLGTLTLLESARYFWSKQNFKGKLFIQPSTYQVYGSTYNDGVFFIEDSNISPQNPYAASKASADLIVKSSYDSYGFPAIIARSCQNYGPFQNINEFIPSCIYNILNNTEIPIKKDASVRREWIHVLDNCVALIRILFYGKVGEIYNIGSGYELSDYEIAQELLRLSGKPYDKTKAENISRCVLNSYKLKNNLNWGTKFSLTDGLIDTIHWYKGYFSKSK; from the coding sequence ATGAGAGTTTTGCTTGTAACAGGAGGCGCAGGCTTTATAGGCAGCAATTTTATAAAATTTTTTATTCGCAGGAATAAAAATTTTCTTATTATAAATATGGATAATCTTGGTCCTTCATCTAATCTTAACAATCTTAAAGAACTAGAAAGGTCGCCAAGATATCATTTTGTAAATGGGAGCATTTGTAATCAAGAGCTTGTTAACTATGTAATAAAAAGACACAGACCAGATGTAATAATTAATTTTGCTGCAGAAACAAACGTCAACAAAAGCCTTGCAAATCCTATTGCATTTTCACAAACCAATGTACTTGGCACCCTCACCCTATTAGAGAGCGCCAGATATTTTTGGAGCAAACAGAATTTTAAAGGAAAACTTTTTATCCAGCCATCTACCTATCAGGTATATGGAAGTACTTACAATGATGGTGTATTTTTTATAGAGGATTCTAACATATCCCCCCAAAATCCTTATGCAGCATCAAAGGCCAGTGCTGACCTCATTGTAAAATCCTCTTATGACTCCTATGGTTTTCCAGCAATAATAGCAAGAAGCTGCCAAAACTATGGACCTTTCCAAAATATAAATGAATTTATTCCGTCTTGTATTTATAATATTTTAAATAACACGGAAATTCCTATTAAAAAGGATGCTTCTGTAAGAAGGGAATGGATTCATGTTTTAGATAATTGTGTAGCTTTAATAAGAATATTGTTTTATGGAAAAGTGGGTGAAATTTACAATATAGGTTCCGGATATGAGCTTTCAGACTATGAAATAGCCCAGGAACTTTTAAGGCTTTCAGGAAAACCATATGACAAAACAAAAGCTGAAAACATAAGCCGCTGTGTTTTAAACAGTTACAAATTAAAAAACAATTTAAACTGGGGCACAAAATTCTCACTAACAGACGGACTCATAGACACCATTCACTGGTACAAAGGATATTTTTCTAAAAGTAAATAA
- a CDS encoding YibE/F family protein, whose product MRIRGFTFVFLMVLCFVFFFLNSAVFAEEVGEIMQEEDKLPKQVRAVVLNAYQVENEEKEYSGGILEIKTQMLEVKILKGPHKGKIIKAQNSLNSFNDAYNITISRGQEVFVYINEAEDGSIESAYVAEIVRDKYILYLLMAFILSMLVVGRMKGFKALISLAITCIAVIYIMLPLLLKGYNPIIVSVPVCVGVIVITLLLVSGFNKKSFAAIIGTAGGVIIAGVIALLMGYFTNMTGLGSEEAQMLQFTPLDIKFNFKGLLFAGILIGAMGAIMDVGISIASSLTEIAAAKEDISTKDLIKSGMNVGRDILGSMSNTLILAYTSASIPLLLLAMAYKVSFIEMVNWEVVASEIVRALSSSIGLVITVPLTAVAAATLLNKKNAEFDED is encoded by the coding sequence GTGAGAATAAGGGGATTTACATTTGTATTTTTAATGGTTTTATGTTTTGTTTTTTTCTTTTTAAATTCCGCTGTCTTTGCAGAAGAAGTGGGGGAAATAATGCAAGAAGAAGATAAACTGCCAAAACAAGTGCGGGCAGTGGTTTTAAACGCATATCAGGTGGAAAATGAGGAAAAGGAGTATTCAGGTGGGATTTTAGAAATAAAAACCCAGATGCTAGAAGTAAAAATACTCAAAGGTCCTCATAAAGGTAAAATTATAAAGGCTCAGAACTCACTAAATAGTTTTAATGATGCATATAATATAACAATTTCACGAGGACAAGAGGTTTTTGTTTATATTAATGAGGCGGAAGACGGTTCTATAGAAAGTGCTTATGTTGCTGAAATAGTCAGGGATAAGTATATTTTATACCTTCTAATGGCTTTTATATTGTCAATGCTTGTAGTTGGCAGAATGAAAGGGTTTAAAGCACTGATTTCCCTTGCCATTACTTGTATTGCAGTTATTTATATTATGCTTCCCTTACTTTTAAAAGGTTATAATCCTATAATTGTTTCTGTGCCTGTATGCGTAGGAGTTATAGTTATAACCCTTTTACTGGTAAGCGGTTTTAATAAAAAATCCTTTGCTGCAATTATTGGTACAGCAGGGGGAGTTATCATTGCAGGTGTAATTGCCCTTTTAATGGGGTATTTTACAAATATGACGGGACTGGGAAGTGAAGAGGCTCAAATGCTTCAATTTACACCGTTAGATATAAAATTTAATTTTAAAGGGCTTCTCTTTGCAGGGATTTTAATAGGTGCTATGGGAGCCATTATGGACGTTGGTATTTCAATTGCCTCTTCTTTAACAGAGATAGCTGCAGCAAAAGAAGATATAAGTACAAAGGATTTGATAAAATCAGGTATGAATGTGGGGCGGGACATATTAGGCTCTATGTCAAATACCTTGATTTTAGCATATACAAGCGCATCAATTCCTCTTTTATTACTTGCTATGGCATACAAGGTTTCATTTATTGAGATGGTAAACTGGGAAGTTGTAGCAAGTGAGATAGTGAGGGCTTTATCAAGCAGTATAGGATTGGTGATAACTGTGCCCCTTACTGCAGTTGCGGCGGCAACTCTTTTAAATAAAAAGAATGCTGAATTTGATGAGGATTAA
- a CDS encoding glycosyltransferase family 4 protein — translation MKIALICTEKLPVPPVAGGAVQLYISEILPYISKEHDITVFSLSHPSLPMEETVDGVKFIRVNAKIPAGYYKKIKELLENLDFDLVHVFNRPRWVPFLSENLPKTGFSLSLHNEMFHPDKISEFKAKQCIKRVEFINTVSKFIADGVKKLYPESADKLNVVYSGVNVEKYSPNWSSTGMANKLILKKQYNLLDKKVILHVTRLSPKKGTHIVISAMKKVLKTYPDTALVVVGSKWYGKNEEDEYGIYCRNLCNDISDNVVFTGFIPPSEMPQYYNLGDIFVCASQWEEPLARVHYEAMAAGLPIITTDRGGNGEIFEEEVNGLLIKDYNNPNSFSHYINYLLSRPNVAEELGLNARKTALEKYTWQRVAEEVFAPIKNTDPDTFPNRGEITALALEAENRNEPSANNGFFPSNF, via the coding sequence ATGAAAATTGCTTTAATTTGTACAGAGAAACTTCCTGTTCCCCCTGTTGCAGGCGGGGCAGTTCAGCTATATATATCAGAAATACTGCCGTATATATCCAAAGAACACGATATAACGGTTTTTAGTTTAAGTCACCCCAGCCTTCCTATGGAGGAAACTGTGGACGGGGTTAAGTTTATTAGGGTAAATGCAAAAATCCCTGCTGGTTATTATAAAAAAATAAAAGAATTGTTAGAAAATCTAGACTTTGACTTGGTACACGTTTTTAACCGACCGAGGTGGGTTCCTTTTTTAAGTGAAAATCTCCCTAAGACAGGATTTAGCTTAAGTCTTCACAATGAAATGTTTCATCCTGATAAAATATCTGAATTTAAAGCAAAACAGTGTATAAAAAGAGTGGAATTTATAAACACTGTAAGTAAATTTATAGCTGACGGGGTAAAAAAGCTGTATCCTGAATCAGCTGACAAACTAAATGTGGTTTATTCCGGTGTAAATGTGGAAAAATACAGCCCAAACTGGTCTTCCACCGGGATGGCAAATAAATTAATTTTAAAAAAGCAATATAATTTATTGGATAAAAAAGTAATTCTTCATGTTACCAGATTAAGCCCAAAAAAGGGTACTCATATTGTTATATCTGCAATGAAAAAAGTACTAAAAACATATCCTGACACCGCCCTTGTTGTTGTAGGCAGCAAATGGTACGGAAAAAATGAAGAGGATGAATACGGAATATACTGCAGAAACCTTTGCAATGACATTTCTGACAATGTAGTTTTTACAGGATTTATACCTCCTTCTGAAATGCCCCAGTATTATAATTTAGGAGATATATTTGTATGTGCCTCCCAGTGGGAAGAACCTTTAGCCAGGGTACACTATGAAGCAATGGCTGCCGGTCTTCCAATTATAACAACTGACAGGGGCGGAAACGGGGAAATATTTGAAGAGGAAGTAAACGGGCTTCTCATTAAAGACTACAACAACCCTAACTCTTTTTCCCATTATATAAATTATCTTTTATCAAGACCTAATGTGGCAGAAGAACTTGGCTTAAATGCAAGAAAAACAGCATTAGAGAAATACACCTGGCAAAGGGTGGCAGAGGAGGTATTTGCTCCTATAAAAAATACCGACCCTGATACCTTCCCAAACAGAGGAGAAATTACAGCCCTTGCTTTAGAAGCAGAAAATAGAAATGAACCTTCCGCCAATAATGGTTTTTTCCCAAGTAATTTTTAA
- a CDS encoding DUF3343 domain-containing protein produces the protein MEYYYAGVEIRSHAFILERRLKDEGIKCEITYMPRELMTDLCNLGVRFQHENLRKAIDIIRHLGLPGCKLYKEVVTPDRLYYYDIHV, from the coding sequence ATGGAATACTATTATGCAGGTGTAGAAATAAGGTCTCATGCTTTTATACTTGAGAGGAGACTGAAGGATGAAGGTATAAAGTGTGAAATAACTTACATGCCCCGGGAGTTAATGACAGACCTTTGTAATCTGGGAGTTAGATTTCAACATGAAAATCTTAGAAAAGCAATTGATATAATAAGACACTTAGGATTGCCAGGATGTAAATTATACAAAGAAGTAGTAACACCTGACAGGTTATATTACTATGATATTCATGTATAG
- the larE gene encoding ATP-dependent sacrificial sulfur transferase LarE — MEIREKLNRLKEILKDMEKVAVAFSGGVDSTFLLKVAHDVLGDGAVAITARSLSFPEREYRETVEFTKKHGIKHIVIDSKELEKEEVYNNSVDRCYYCKYETFSKMFEVLKLKNIKYLLEGSNVDDLSDYRPGLRAIEELKVLSPLKMAGFKKDDIRELSREMNLPTWDKPSFACLSSRFPYGHKITAEKLKMVEEAEEYLLDLGFRQVRVRHHGDIARIEVAPNERLKLLNEKLMDDISDKFSKIGFIYTALDLKGYRTGSMNQTLDLKSK; from the coding sequence ATGGAAATCCGGGAAAAACTAAATAGATTAAAAGAAATATTAAAAGATATGGAAAAAGTGGCGGTAGCCTTTTCAGGAGGGGTGGACAGTACTTTTTTACTGAAGGTTGCCCATGATGTATTAGGGGATGGTGCTGTTGCTATAACAGCCAGGTCTTTAAGTTTTCCTGAAAGGGAATACCGGGAAACTGTAGAGTTTACAAAGAAGCATGGAATAAAGCATATAGTAATAGATTCTAAAGAGCTTGAAAAAGAAGAAGTTTATAATAATTCCGTTGACAGGTGCTATTATTGCAAATATGAAACTTTTTCTAAAATGTTTGAAGTTTTAAAACTTAAAAACATTAAATATCTTTTGGAAGGTTCAAATGTAGATGATTTATCAGATTACAGGCCGGGACTTAGGGCAATAGAAGAACTTAAAGTATTAAGTCCTTTAAAAATGGCTGGATTTAAGAAAGATGATATAAGGGAATTGTCAAGGGAGATGAATTTACCAACATGGGATAAGCCTTCCTTTGCCTGCCTGTCTTCAAGGTTTCCCTATGGTCATAAAATAACGGCTGAAAAGCTGAAAATGGTGGAGGAGGCAGAGGAATATCTGTTAGATTTAGGCTTCAGGCAGGTAAGAGTAAGGCATCATGGTGATATAGCCCGCATTGAGGTGGCTCCAAATGAAAGACTGAAACTTTTAAATGAAAAATTAATGGACGACATATCAGATAAATTTAGCAAAATCGGTTTTATATATACAGCTCTGGATTTAAAAGGATATAGAACAGGCAGCATGAACCAAACTTTGGATTTAAAAAGTAAATGA
- a CDS encoding CotS family spore coat protein, producing MESKKNHLHQLAKRVLKEYNIIAGEINIVQSGNIKTVWKVKTNNNLFCLKRLKHTYDAYDKALFSVNAQNYIKKSGGNVPGIIKDKNNNLIVKTDGQLFVLYEWLYGKDLNFNNLNDLEKAITGLAKFHVYSKGYVPPADSKISTKLGKRPGQYASMRKKIVSWKSIAKEKQEISSYNTFLKYCDDIAKLSDKALELLESSYYKQLTSEKSDSIVLCHQDYGKGNALLTQDGVYVIDLDGVTFDIPCRDLRKIIGKTSENRGQWDKSIVLDILKWYSKVNPLTPEEMKILFIDLLYPHWFYGIVKNIFKNNKVENSGKIEKIAKLELSKVPLLESLIKRGE from the coding sequence ATGGAAAGCAAAAAAAACCACCTGCACCAGCTGGCAAAGAGGGTGCTAAAGGAATATAACATAATAGCTGGTGAAATCAATATAGTTCAAAGTGGAAATATAAAAACAGTGTGGAAAGTTAAGACAAATAATAATTTATTTTGTCTAAAAAGATTAAAACATACTTATGATGCTTACGATAAAGCTTTGTTTTCTGTAAATGCTCAAAACTATATCAAAAAGTCCGGTGGAAATGTCCCTGGTATAATAAAGGACAAAAATAATAATCTTATTGTAAAAACAGATGGCCAGCTTTTTGTATTATATGAGTGGCTGTACGGCAAGGATCTTAACTTTAATAATTTAAATGATTTAGAAAAGGCTATAACAGGGCTTGCAAAATTCCATGTGTATTCAAAAGGGTATGTACCTCCTGCTGATTCTAAAATATCTACTAAACTTGGCAAACGCCCCGGTCAATATGCATCTATGAGGAAAAAAATAGTATCATGGAAAAGCATTGCAAAGGAAAAACAAGAAATATCAAGCTACAATACATTTCTTAAATATTGTGACGATATAGCCAAACTATCGGATAAGGCTTTGGAACTTTTAGAATCATCATATTACAAACAATTAACATCTGAAAAATCAGACAGCATAGTGCTGTGTCATCAGGACTATGGAAAAGGAAACGCTCTATTAACCCAAGATGGCGTATATGTCATTGACTTAGACGGAGTTACTTTTGATATTCCCTGCAGGGACCTTAGAAAAATAATAGGTAAAACATCAGAAAACAGAGGGCAATGGGATAAGTCCATTGTTTTAGATATTTTAAAATGGTATTCAAAAGTAAATCCCCTTACACCTGAAGAAATGAAAATTCTTTTTATTGATCTTTTATACCCTCACTGGTTTTATGGAATTGTTAAAAACATTTTTAAAAACAATAAAGTTGAAAACTCCGGCAAAATAGAAAAAATCGCAAAACTTGAATTGTCAAAAGTTCCTTTGCTTGAATCTTTAATAAAAAGAGGTGAATAA